A genome region from Solanum pennellii chromosome 12, SPENNV200 includes the following:
- the LOC107007544 gene encoding fructose-1,6-bisphosphatase, cytosolic-like: MDHAADAHRTDLMTITRFVLNEQSKYPESRGDFTILLSHIVLGCKFVCTAVNKAGLAKLLGLAGETNVQGEDQKKLDVLSNEVFIKALVSSGRTCILVSEEDEEATFVEPSKRGKYCVVFDPLDGSSNIDCGVSIGTIFGIYMMKDVHEPTLDDVLQPGKNMLAAGYCMYGSSCTLVLSTGKGVNGFTLDPSLGEFILTHPDIKIPKKGKIYSVNEGNAKNWDGPTSKYVESCKFPTDGSSPKSLRYIGSMVADVHRTLLYGGIFLYPADKKSPNGKLRVLYEVFPMSFLMEQAGGQAFTGKERALDLVPTKIHERAPIFLGSYDDVEEIKRLYAAEEKN; this comes from the exons ATGGATCACGCAGCAGATGCTCATCGGACTGATTTGATGACTATTACTAGGTTCGTGTTGAATGAACAGAGTAAATACCCTGAATCTCGAGGCGATTTCACTATTTTGCTCAGTCATATTGTTCTTGGCTGCAAATTTGTTTGTACTGCTGTTAACAAG GCAGGTTTGGCCAAACTCCTCGGGCTTGCTGGTGAGACTAATGTGCAG GGTGAAGACCAAAAGAAACTGGATGTACTCTCAAATGAAGTTTTCATCAAAGCTTTGGTCAGCAGTGGCCGAACA TGCATTCTCGTGTCTGAAGAAGACGAAGAAGCTACTTTCGTAGAGCCATCTAAGCGTGGAAA GTACTGTGTGGTTTTTGATCCTCTGGATGGATCTTCCAACATTGATTGTGGTGTTTCTATTGGAACG ATCTTTGGGATTTACATGATGAAAGATGTTCATGAACCAACACTAGATGATGTCTTGCAACCTGGGAAGAATATGTTAGCTGCTGGATACTGCATGTATGGAAGTTCTTGTACG CTTGTCTTGAGCACTGGAAAAGGTGTTAATGGTTTTACACTTGACCCCTCTTTAGGCGAGTTCATCTTAACTCATCCAGATATCAAG ATTCCGAAGAAAGGGAAGATTTATTCAGTGAATGAAGGAAATGCCAAGAACTGGGATGGTCCAACATCCAA aTATGTGGAGAGCTGCAAGTTCCCTACGGATGGTTCTTCACCCAAATCTTTAAGATATATCGGAAG CATGGTAGCTGATGTTCATCGTACATTACTCTACGGAGGTATCTTTTTGTACCCAGCTGATAAGAAAAGCCCCAATGGAAAGCTACG GGTTCTCTATGAAGTATTTCCTATGTCATTTCTGATGGAACAAGCAGGAGGTCAAGCATTTACTGGAAAGGAGCGG GCACTGGACTTAGTTCCTACGAAGATACACGAAAGGGCGCCAATATTCCTCGGTAGTTACGATGATGTGGAGGAGATCAAAAGGCTTTATGCTGCTGAAGAGAAAAACTAA
- the LOC107007712 gene encoding uncharacterized protein LOC107007712, producing MDTELRSKVARVSDEFNSNEFFQFPRDRAGVAFQSTETNSMFVVTAHLKGYTRGNIKVDLNENKTKLVVTCEKPVQETLTIGHEVIKKDVQIRKFTKSIQIPDGVIVDEIITNFNEETSNLTITMPKRLKESELVTQTSSENLPYTMLKRARFQEDEGSADSVTASRKGLIEQHDAKDEVPERKTETVECRNLKNDEVCEKEEDKLPKRSKVCVPVIVGSAVMLSVVVFVILFMRKKKQPGKRKA from the exons ATGGATACGGAATTGAGATCCAAGGTAGCAAGAGTTTCAGATGAATTCAACTCCAATGAATTCTTTCAGTTTCCGAGAGATCGAGCTGGCGTTGCTTTCCAGTCTACAGAAACAAACTCTATGTTCGTCGTCACTGCTCATTTGAAAG GTTATACGCGAGGAAACATAAAGGTTGATCTTAACGAGAACAAGACTAAACTGGTGGTAACGTGTGAGAAGCCGGTCCAAGAAACTCTAACGATTGGGCATGAAGTGATCAAGAAAGATGTGCAGATTAGAAAATTTACAAAGTCAATCCAGATTCCAGATGGGGTAATCGTGGACGAAATTATAACTAATTTCAATGAGGAAACCTCCAACCTGACTATTACAATGCCAAAGAGGTTGAAGGAGTCAGAGCTTGTTACACAGACCAGCTCGGAGAATTTGCCTTATACAATGCTTAAAAGAGCGAGATTTCAAGAAGACGAAGGATCAGCTGATTCAGTAACTGCATCTCGAAAAGGACTAATCGAACAACATGATGCTAAAGATGAAGTTCCCGAAAGGAAAACCGAAACAGTTGAATgtagaaatttgaaaaatgatgaaGTTTGTGAAAAAGAGGAGGATAAACTGCCTAAAAGGAGCAAGGTATGTGTTCCTGTTATTGTTGGATCAGCTGTAATGTTATCTGTAGTTGTCTTTGTGATTCTTTTTATGAGAAAAAAGAAGCAACCTGGAAAAAGAAAAGCATAA
- the LOC107007711 gene encoding uncharacterized protein LOC107007711 has product MPATDFSTFGRSILSLRRDQQVHSMESGGHEGTSHELELEAFQKQVAERFNDLASADSDQLLSIPWIHKLLDVFLSCQEQFKSVVSKNKGLLNKSPADRYVMEYYERSVKALDVCNAIRDGIELIRQWQKQLEIVYYALDNQRSIGEGQIRRSMKALIDLAIGMIDEKESNSSFAHRNRSFGRNNAQKDHNSLGQFRSLSWSVSRNWSAAKQLQAIGQNLVAPKNNEISATNGLATAVFTMSYVLYFVMWTLVAAIPCQDRGLQTHFHVTRQFVWAAPVLTLHDRILEESRKRERKNACGLLREINKIEICARHMNELTDTIHFPLSEEKEGEVKQRVQELGIVYYGLKDGLGSLERQVREVFHRIVRSRTEGLDSIG; this is encoded by the coding sequence atgcCAGCAACAGATTTTTCAACTTTTGGGAGGTCTATTCTGAGTTTACGTCGCGATCAACAAGTACATTCTATGGAATCTGGTGGTCATGAGGGAACAAGCCATGAGCTTGAGCTTGAAGCTTTTCAAAAACAAGTAGCTGAGCGTTTCAATGATTTGGCATCTGCTGACTCTGATCAGCTTTTGTCGATTCCTTGGATTCATAAATTATTGGATGTGTTTCTATCTTGCCAGGAGCAGTTTAAGTCTGTTGTGTCGAAGAATAAGGGATTGTTGAATAAATCCCCTGCTGATCGTTACGTAATGGAATATTATGAAAGGAGTGTGAAAGCTTTAGATGTGTGTAATGCGATACGAGATGGGATTGAGTTGATCAGGCAATGGCAGAAGCAGTTGGAGATTGTTTATTATGCATTGGATAACCAGAGGAGTATTGGGGAAGGTCAAATTCGTCGTTCAATGAAAGCTTTGATTGATTTGGCAATTGGAATGATTGATGAAAAAGAGAGTAATTCAAGTTTTGCTCATAGAAACAGGTCATTTGGACGAAACAATGCTCAGAAGGATCATAATTCGTTGGGCCAATTTCGATCATTATCATGGAGTGTATCGCGGAATTGGTCTGCTGCTAAGCAACTTCAAGCAATTGGTCAAAACTTAGTTGCtccaaaaaataatgaaattagtGCCACCAATGGATTAGCTACAGCTGTTTTTACAATgagttatgtgctttactttgTAATGTGGACGCTTGTGGCTGCAATTCCTTGCCAAGACCGTGGCCttcaaacacattttcatgttACTAGGCAATTCGTTTGGGCTGCTCCTGTTCTCACCCTTCATGATAGGATTTTGGAGGAGTCAAGAAAGAGGGAGCGTAAAAATGCTTGTGGATTGTTGAGGGAGATTAATAAGATTGAGATATGTGCCCGCCACATGAATGAATTGACCGATACCATTCACTTCCCCCTTTCAGAGGAAAAGGAAGGggaagttaagcaaagagttcAGGAGCTTGGGATAGTCTACTATGGTCTAAAAGATGGATTGGGCTCGTTGGAGCGTCAGGTACGAGAAGTGTTTCATAGGATTGTCCGAAGCAGGACTGAAGGGCTCGACTCTATTGGATGA
- the LOC107005446 gene encoding histone H3.2-like — translation MARTKQTARKSTGGKAPRKQLATKAARKSAPATGGVKKPHRFRPGTVALREIRKYQKSTELLIRKLPFQRLVREIAQDFKTDLRFQSSAVAALQEAAEAYLVGLFEDTNLCAIHAKRVTIMPKDMQLARRIRGERA, via the coding sequence ATGGCGAGAACAAAGCAAACAGCGAGAAAATCCACCGGAGGAAAGGCACCGAGGAAGCAATTAGCCACCAAAGCTGCAAGGAAATCAGCACCAGCTACCGGAGGAGTGAAGAAGCCTCACCGTTTCCGTCCAGGAACTGTTGCTCTTCGTGAGATCCGTAAGTACCAAAAGAGTACAGAGTTATTGATTAGAAAGCTACCTTTTCAGAGACTGGTTAGAGAAATTGCACAGGACTTCAAGACGGATTTGAGATTTCAGAGTAGTGCTGTAGCTGCTCTTCAGGAAGCGGCTGAGGCGTATTTGGTGGGTCTCTTTGAAGATACTAATTTGTGTGCAATTCATGCTAAAAGAGTTACGATTATGCCTAAGGATATGCAATTAGCTAGACGTATTAGAGGTGAAAGGGCGTAA